A single genomic interval of Mangifera indica cultivar Alphonso chromosome 5, CATAS_Mindica_2.1, whole genome shotgun sequence harbors:
- the LOC123215464 gene encoding urease accessory protein G isoform X2 has protein sequence MASHDHHHHDHHHDDEDSATKSWVGADGRVYHSHDGLAPHSHEPIYSPGFFSRRAPPLLSRNFNERAFTVGIGGPVGTGKTALMLALCKFLRDKYSLAAVTNDIFTKEDGEFLMKNGALPEERIRAVETGGCPHAAIREDISINLGPLEELSNLFKADILLCESGGDNLAANFSRELADYIIYIIDVSGGDKIPRKGGPGITQADLLVINKTDLAPAVGADLAVMERDALRMRDGGPFVFAQVKHGLGVEEIVNHILQGWEAATGKKQR, from the exons ATGGCTTCCcatgaccatcatcatcatgatCATCACCATGA CGATGAAGATTCAGCaactaaatcatgggtaggtgCAGACGGGAGGGTGTACCATAGCCACGATGGACTTGCACCACACTCGCATGAACCCATTTACTCTCCTGGCTTCTTCAGTAGAAGAGCTCCTCCTCTTCTCTCAAGAAACTTCAATGAGAGAGCCTTCACTGTTGGTATTGGTGGTCCTGTTGGTACTGG GAAAACAGCTTTGATGCTGGCTTTATGTAAATTCTTACGGGACAAGTACAGTCTTGCTGCG GTGACAAATGATATTTTCACAAAAGAGGATGGTGAGTTCCTGATGAAGAATGGTGCTCTTCCTGAGGAAAGGATACGTGCTGTGGAAACAGGAGGCTGTCCTCATGCTGCAATTCGTGAAGACATTAGCATAAATCTTGGCCCTCTGGAGGAACTTTCTAACTTGTTCAAAGCAGACATACTTCTTTGTGAATCTGGGGGAG ATAATTTAGCAGCCAACTTCAGCAGGGAACTGGCCGactatatcatttatataatagaTGTATCTGGTGGTGATAAAATTCCTCGTAAGGGTGGCCCAGGCATTACCCAAGCTGATCTTCTA GTGATAAACAAGACTGACCTTGCACCTGCAGTTGGAGCTGATTTGGCAGTAATGGAGCGTGATGCACTGCGGATGCGTGATGGAGGGCCTTTTGTCTTTGCTCAG GTCAAGCATGGGCTTGGTGTTGAGGAAATAGTGAACCACATTTTACAGGGTTGGGAAGCAGCGACAGGGAAGAAGCAGCGTTGA
- the LOC123215464 gene encoding urease accessory protein G isoform X1 → MASHDHHHHDHHHDHHHHDEDSATKSWVGADGRVYHSHDGLAPHSHEPIYSPGFFSRRAPPLLSRNFNERAFTVGIGGPVGTGKTALMLALCKFLRDKYSLAAVTNDIFTKEDGEFLMKNGALPEERIRAVETGGCPHAAIREDISINLGPLEELSNLFKADILLCESGGDNLAANFSRELADYIIYIIDVSGGDKIPRKGGPGITQADLLVINKTDLAPAVGADLAVMERDALRMRDGGPFVFAQVKHGLGVEEIVNHILQGWEAATGKKQR, encoded by the exons ATGGCTTCCcatgaccatcatcatcatgatCATCACCATGATCATCACCATCA CGATGAAGATTCAGCaactaaatcatgggtaggtgCAGACGGGAGGGTGTACCATAGCCACGATGGACTTGCACCACACTCGCATGAACCCATTTACTCTCCTGGCTTCTTCAGTAGAAGAGCTCCTCCTCTTCTCTCAAGAAACTTCAATGAGAGAGCCTTCACTGTTGGTATTGGTGGTCCTGTTGGTACTGG GAAAACAGCTTTGATGCTGGCTTTATGTAAATTCTTACGGGACAAGTACAGTCTTGCTGCG GTGACAAATGATATTTTCACAAAAGAGGATGGTGAGTTCCTGATGAAGAATGGTGCTCTTCCTGAGGAAAGGATACGTGCTGTGGAAACAGGAGGCTGTCCTCATGCTGCAATTCGTGAAGACATTAGCATAAATCTTGGCCCTCTGGAGGAACTTTCTAACTTGTTCAAAGCAGACATACTTCTTTGTGAATCTGGGGGAG ATAATTTAGCAGCCAACTTCAGCAGGGAACTGGCCGactatatcatttatataatagaTGTATCTGGTGGTGATAAAATTCCTCGTAAGGGTGGCCCAGGCATTACCCAAGCTGATCTTCTA GTGATAAACAAGACTGACCTTGCACCTGCAGTTGGAGCTGATTTGGCAGTAATGGAGCGTGATGCACTGCGGATGCGTGATGGAGGGCCTTTTGTCTTTGCTCAG GTCAAGCATGGGCTTGGTGTTGAGGAAATAGTGAACCACATTTTACAGGGTTGGGAAGCAGCGACAGGGAAGAAGCAGCGTTGA